Proteins from one Halovivax limisalsi genomic window:
- a CDS encoding winged helix-turn-helix domain-containing protein, translating into MSQSIPPAENSAFFDVVDALSAPSRRDIVSNIVAHPKGLPSMKELEFMTGLHRSTIYEHIDELHSAGLVETETLPEEAVKRDQPRTFYRLTESARELFDKNDVFLEAHWRELYATVSKPDEIIEAEEAPRP; encoded by the coding sequence GTGTCCCAATCTATTCCGCCCGCCGAAAACAGCGCGTTCTTCGACGTGGTCGACGCGCTGTCGGCGCCGTCTCGACGAGATATCGTCTCGAACATCGTCGCCCACCCGAAGGGTCTCCCGTCGATGAAAGAACTCGAATTCATGACGGGGCTCCACCGGTCGACAATCTACGAACACATCGACGAACTCCATAGCGCGGGACTCGTCGAGACGGAAACGCTCCCCGAAGAAGCGGTGAAGCGAGATCAGCCGAGAACGTTCTATCGGCTCACCGAGAGTGCGCGGGAGTTGTTCGACAAAAACGACGTCTTTCTCGAAGCCCATTGGCGAGAACTCTACGCAACCGTTTCGAAGCCGGACGAGATTATCGAGGCCGAAGAGGCGCCCAGGCCGTAA